In Rubrivirga marina, the following are encoded in one genomic region:
- a CDS encoding phosphatase PAP2 family protein, with protein MRLIVLLVALSATASAQEVPVDTTNLPPKTEPFEVLLLRAVYDDDRPLVAVPMRVVNASAYPIYFGAAPALWAGSALTGSDLDPALRLTAAQGLNFGVTFALKNLIQRPRPYVSVDGVAARDRGHQGDEIFDPHSFPSGHTSSAFVIATSVSLSYPEWYVIAPAAVWAGAMGVTRVWHGVHYPSDVAVGAAIGIASGAAVHFLMPDVFGDEEVAAMPVQVVVPL; from the coding sequence ATGCGCCTGATCGTTCTGCTCGTCGCCCTCTCCGCCACCGCGTCCGCGCAGGAGGTGCCGGTCGACACCACGAACCTCCCGCCCAAGACGGAGCCGTTCGAGGTCCTCCTCCTCCGGGCGGTGTACGACGACGACCGCCCGCTCGTGGCCGTCCCGATGCGCGTCGTCAACGCGTCGGCGTACCCGATCTACTTCGGGGCCGCGCCCGCGCTCTGGGCGGGCTCCGCGCTGACCGGGTCCGACCTCGACCCGGCCCTCCGGCTGACGGCCGCGCAGGGGCTCAACTTCGGCGTCACGTTCGCGCTCAAGAACCTCATCCAGCGGCCCCGCCCGTACGTCTCCGTCGACGGGGTGGCGGCCCGGGACCGCGGGCATCAGGGCGACGAGATCTTCGACCCGCACTCGTTCCCGTCAGGCCACACGTCGTCGGCGTTCGTCATCGCGACGTCGGTGAGCCTGAGCTACCCCGAGTGGTACGTGATCGCCCCGGCGGCGGTGTGGGCGGGGGCGATGGGCGTGACGCGCGTGTGGCACGGCGTCCACTACCCGAGCGACGTGGCCGTCGGCGCCGCGATCGGCATCGCGTCGGGCGCCGCCGTCCACTTCTTGATGCCGGACGTGTTCGGGGACGAGGAGGTCGCCGCGATGCCCGTTCAGGTCGTGGTCCCGCTGTGA
- the recA gene encoding recombinase RecA, whose product MAKSPATVPVDSAAKSKALDLAMKQIDKQFGKGAIMKMGDAPPVSIDAVSTGSLTLDHALGIGGVPRGRIIEIYGPESSGKTTLATQIIAEAQKMGGTCAFIDAEHAFDPTYAEKLGVDTDELLISQPDTGEQALEICDMLVRSGALDVVVVDSVAALVPKAEIEGEMGASHVGIQARLMSQALRKLTGTINRTKTILIFINQIRMKIGVMFGSPETTSGGRALKFYSSVRMDIRRIGAIKDGQEVTGNRTRVKIVKNKVAPPFRQAEFDIIYGEGVSSLGELIDLGLEHDIISKSGSWYSYGDDTVGQGRDATKEWLRQNPDKREEVKLAVKEALGMVPSVASSSDEDVDEDELVDA is encoded by the coding sequence ATGGCGAAATCCCCCGCAACCGTCCCCGTAGACTCCGCCGCGAAGTCGAAGGCGCTCGATCTGGCGATGAAGCAGATCGACAAGCAGTTCGGCAAGGGCGCCATCATGAAGATGGGCGACGCCCCGCCGGTCTCCATCGACGCCGTGTCCACCGGGAGCCTCACGCTCGACCACGCCCTCGGCATCGGCGGCGTCCCGCGCGGCCGGATCATCGAGATCTACGGCCCCGAGTCGTCGGGCAAGACGACGCTCGCCACTCAGATCATCGCCGAGGCCCAGAAGATGGGCGGGACGTGCGCGTTCATCGACGCCGAGCACGCCTTCGACCCGACCTACGCCGAGAAGCTGGGCGTCGACACGGACGAGCTCCTCATCTCCCAGCCCGACACCGGGGAGCAGGCCCTCGAGATCTGCGACATGCTCGTCCGGTCCGGCGCGCTCGACGTCGTCGTCGTCGACTCCGTCGCCGCGCTCGTGCCGAAGGCCGAGATCGAGGGCGAGATGGGGGCGAGCCACGTCGGCATCCAGGCCCGCCTCATGAGCCAGGCCCTCCGGAAGCTGACGGGCACCATCAACCGGACGAAGACGATCCTCATCTTCATCAACCAGATCCGGATGAAGATCGGCGTCATGTTCGGCTCGCCGGAGACGACCTCGGGCGGCCGCGCGCTCAAGTTCTACTCGTCGGTCCGCATGGACATCCGGCGGATCGGCGCGATCAAGGACGGCCAGGAGGTCACGGGCAACCGGACCCGCGTCAAGATCGTGAAGAACAAGGTGGCCCCGCCGTTCCGCCAGGCCGAGTTCGACATCATCTACGGCGAGGGCGTCTCGTCGCTCGGCGAGCTCATCGACCTCGGGCTCGAGCACGACATCATCTCGAAGTCGGGCTCCTGGTACTCCTACGGCGACGACACCGTCGGGCAGGGCCGCGACGCCACGAAGGAGTGGCTGCGCCAGAACCCCGACAAGCGAGAGGAGGTCAAGCTCGCCGTCAAGGAGGCCCTCGGCATGGTCCCGTCCGTCGCGTCCTCGTCCGACGAGGACGTCGACGAGGACGAGTTGGTCGACGCCTAG
- a CDS encoding NFACT RNA binding domain-containing protein, with amino-acid sequence MPRKSSAPADYDTHDVEGYEVLVGQSAKDNDKLTFKVARPNDVWLHVGGGTPGSHVVVRTPEGEEVPRHIVKRAAELAVQNSKAKNASGKVDVHVCRACDVTKPRGAKPGSVQLRRYESVKVYPPK; translated from the coding sequence ATGCCCCGCAAATCGTCCGCCCCCGCCGACTACGACACGCACGACGTCGAGGGCTACGAGGTGCTCGTCGGACAGAGCGCGAAGGACAACGACAAGCTCACGTTCAAGGTGGCCCGGCCGAACGACGTCTGGCTCCACGTCGGCGGCGGCACGCCCGGCAGCCACGTCGTGGTCCGGACGCCCGAGGGAGAAGAGGTCCCGCGCCACATCGTCAAGCGCGCGGCCGAGCTGGCCGTCCAGAACTCGAAGGCGAAGAACGCCAGCGGGAAGGTCGACGTCCACGTGTGCCGCGCGTGCGACGTGACGAAGCCTCGAGGGGCGAAGCCGGGCTCGGTCCAACTCCGGCGCTACGAGTCGGTCAAGGTGTATCCGCCGAAGTAA
- a CDS encoding Rid family hydrolase translates to MSARRRSVTSGAEWEGRYGYRRAVRIGDVVAVAGTTAPGPDAYAQARAAFATALGALAELGGRPEDVIRTRMFVVDIAEADAVGRAHAEAFGAHPPAATMVEVSALIAPELLVEVELDAVVGVSDGP, encoded by the coding sequence GTGAGCGCGCGCCGCCGATCGGTCACGAGCGGGGCCGAGTGGGAGGGCCGCTACGGCTACCGCCGGGCGGTGCGGATCGGCGACGTCGTGGCGGTAGCCGGGACGACGGCGCCTGGGCCGGACGCGTATGCCCAGGCGCGCGCGGCGTTCGCGACGGCGCTCGGCGCGCTGGCAGAGCTCGGCGGGCGGCCCGAGGACGTGATCCGGACGCGGATGTTTGTCGTCGACATCGCCGAGGCGGACGCGGTGGGGCGCGCCCATGCCGAGGCGTTCGGGGCCCACCCGCCGGCGGCGACGATGGTGGAGGTCTCGGCGCTCATCGCGCCCGAACTCCTCGTGGAAGTCGAACTGGATGCCGTCGTGGGCGTCTCAGACGGCCCGTAG
- a CDS encoding MATE family efflux transporter, which yields MPPSGRPSGQILQGPIAGSLLRLAGPVVLANVLQTVYQLTDTFWVGRLGAVAVAAVSFSFPVIFLFIAVGGGVTIAGTILVAQAEGRGDSREVDYVAGQTYAIVTLLSVALAAAGFVLAAPLLELMGADAEVLPPATEYLRLSYLGLPFVFGYFVFQALLRGVGDVKTPLYIVSGTVLLNFVLDPLFILGWGPVPQLGVAGAAAATIGTQGLAALVGTWLLLSGRRPIRVRLTDLRPDLDIARRIARLGFPASVDQAMRALGLTVLVTLVAGFGSESVAVYGVVTRIFSFVLIPALGLGIATSTVVGQNVGAGQRGRARRATSIGTWIAVGTMTAAGLLAFVFADAIVAAFVPGEPVVIEEGARFLRIMAPGWGLIGAQVVIGGGFSGAGRTYVSMLISIFSLWVLRFPVAWYLSTRLGWGTDGIWWAFPVSYAGGAALAVVWFLHVLRQPTGDEGVEEQAVAESTVERPFG from the coding sequence TTGCCCCCCTCCGGCCGCCCGTCCGGGCAGATCCTCCAGGGCCCCATCGCCGGGTCGCTCCTTCGGCTGGCCGGCCCCGTCGTCCTCGCCAACGTCCTCCAGACGGTCTACCAACTGACCGACACGTTCTGGGTGGGCCGTCTCGGCGCGGTCGCGGTCGCGGCCGTCTCGTTCAGCTTCCCGGTCATCTTCCTGTTCATCGCCGTCGGCGGCGGCGTGACGATCGCCGGGACGATCCTCGTGGCGCAGGCCGAGGGCCGCGGCGACTCCCGCGAGGTCGACTACGTGGCGGGGCAGACGTACGCCATCGTCACGCTCCTGTCCGTCGCGCTGGCGGCGGCCGGGTTCGTGCTCGCCGCGCCGCTCCTCGAGCTGATGGGCGCCGACGCCGAGGTGCTTCCACCCGCCACCGAGTACCTCCGCCTGAGCTACCTCGGCTTGCCGTTCGTCTTCGGGTACTTCGTGTTCCAGGCGCTCCTCCGAGGCGTGGGCGACGTCAAGACGCCGCTGTACATCGTCAGCGGGACGGTCCTGCTCAACTTCGTGCTCGACCCGCTGTTCATCCTCGGCTGGGGGCCGGTGCCGCAACTCGGCGTGGCCGGTGCCGCGGCGGCGACGATCGGGACGCAGGGGCTGGCGGCGCTCGTCGGCACGTGGCTCCTGCTCAGCGGCCGCCGCCCGATCCGCGTCCGCTTGACCGACCTCCGGCCGGACCTCGACATCGCCCGCCGGATCGCGCGCCTCGGCTTCCCGGCCTCCGTCGACCAAGCCATGCGCGCGCTCGGGCTGACGGTCCTCGTCACGCTCGTGGCCGGGTTCGGCAGCGAGTCTGTGGCGGTCTACGGGGTCGTCACGCGGATCTTCTCGTTCGTTCTGATCCCCGCGCTCGGGCTCGGCATCGCCACGTCGACGGTCGTCGGGCAGAACGTGGGGGCCGGGCAGCGGGGCCGCGCGCGCCGCGCCACGTCCATCGGTACGTGGATCGCGGTCGGGACGATGACGGCGGCGGGTCTCCTGGCGTTCGTCTTCGCCGACGCGATCGTGGCCGCGTTCGTGCCGGGCGAGCCCGTCGTGATCGAGGAGGGCGCGCGGTTCCTCCGCATCATGGCGCCGGGCTGGGGCCTCATCGGCGCGCAGGTCGTCATCGGCGGCGGCTTCAGCGGGGCCGGACGGACGTACGTCTCGATGCTCATCTCGATCTTCAGCCTGTGGGTCCTCCGCTTCCCCGTCGCGTGGTACCTCTCGACGCGGCTCGGCTGGGGGACCGACGGGATCTGGTGGGCCTTTCCGGTTTCCTACGCGGGCGGCGCGGCGCTCGCCGTCGTGTGGTTCCTCCACGTCCTGCGCCAGCCGACCGGCGACGAGGGCGTCGAGGAACAGGCCGTGGCCGAGTCGACTGTCGAGCGGCCGTTCGGTTGA
- a CDS encoding CDP-alcohol phosphatidyltransferase family protein produces the protein MKHVPNALTVGRIVVAPVCLYLLWTGTFWGQLAGAVLFILAAITDWLDGRLAREYGVSSRLGQFLDPLADKVLVLGAFFLIPFLQPIGEGLTGPAGAWLPWLAIGAIAARDFAVTALRSIRERQGRPLRTSTAAKWKTAWQLTFLITAFVFLAGSHARQLGGFLGHLGRFLYAALASPAALAFLLVTAAVTVYTGFLYFRRPPAPAP, from the coding sequence ATGAAGCACGTCCCCAACGCCCTCACCGTCGGCCGCATCGTAGTCGCCCCGGTGTGCCTGTACCTCCTCTGGACCGGCACCTTCTGGGGACAGCTGGCCGGGGCCGTCCTGTTCATCCTGGCCGCGATCACCGACTGGCTCGACGGCCGCCTCGCCCGGGAGTACGGCGTCTCGTCCCGCCTCGGCCAGTTCCTCGACCCACTCGCCGACAAGGTCCTCGTGCTCGGGGCCTTCTTCCTCATCCCGTTCCTCCAGCCGATCGGGGAGGGGCTGACGGGGCCGGCCGGGGCGTGGCTGCCGTGGCTCGCGATCGGCGCGATCGCCGCCCGGGACTTCGCCGTGACCGCTCTCCGCTCGATCCGCGAGCGCCAGGGCCGGCCGCTCCGGACCTCGACCGCGGCCAAGTGGAAGACGGCGTGGCAGCTCACGTTCCTCATCACGGCATTCGTGTTCCTCGCCGGATCGCACGCCCGCCAGCTGGGCGGATTCCTCGGCCACCTCGGCCGGTTCCTCTACGCCGCGCTCGCCTCGCCGGCCGCGCTCGCATTCCTCCTCGTGACGGCGGCCGTGACCGTCTACACCGGCTTCCTCTACTTCCGCCGCCCGCCCGCGCCCGCCCCGTGA
- the dnaK gene encoding molecular chaperone DnaK, translating to MGKIIGIDLGTTNSVVAVMEGNEPVVVPNAEGGRTTPSVVAFKKDGERLVGAPAKRQAITNPQNTIFSVKRFMGRKYDEVSEEMKTVPYTVTKGDGGVARIEVEAGDDHKLYTPQEVSAMVLGKLKQTAEDYLGERVTEAVITVPAYFNDAQRKATKEAGQIAGLEVKRILNEPTAAALAYGLDKKGEDEVIAVYDLGGGTYDISILELGDGVFEVKSTNGDTHLGGDDFDQRLIDWIADEFQREEGIDLRKDPMALQRLKEAAEKAKIELSSASQTTINLPFITATQDGPKHLTLDLSRAKFEQLVDDLVQRTIPPMEKALADAGLTKAQVDEVILVGGSSRIPKIQEVVKEFFGKAPNKSVNPDEVVAVGAAIQGGVLSGDVTDVLLLDVTPLNLGIETLGGVMTSLIPANTTIPTRKSETFSTASDNQPSVEIHVLQGDRSMAVDNRTIGRFHLDGIPPAPRGLPQIEVTFDIDADGILSVSAKDKATGKEQSIRIEASSGLSEQEIEAMRRAAREHANEDQQRKESIDKLNRADSLIFSTEKNLAEYGDKIPAEKRSQIEAGLERLKEVHKGQNLDELDSAMEQLNTAWSAASEDLYRAQQAEAEAGGAQAAADAQANGAAGTGGPATGAPAAEEADFEVVDDGDTNQA from the coding sequence ATGGGCAAGATCATCGGCATCGACCTCGGCACGACGAACTCCGTCGTCGCCGTCATGGAAGGCAACGAGCCCGTCGTCGTCCCGAACGCCGAGGGCGGGCGGACGACGCCGTCCGTCGTCGCCTTCAAGAAGGACGGCGAGCGGCTCGTCGGCGCCCCGGCCAAGCGCCAGGCCATCACGAACCCTCAGAACACCATCTTCTCCGTCAAGCGGTTCATGGGCCGCAAGTACGACGAGGTCTCGGAGGAGATGAAGACCGTCCCGTACACCGTCACGAAGGGCGACGGCGGCGTCGCCCGGATCGAGGTCGAGGCCGGCGACGACCACAAGCTGTACACGCCGCAAGAGGTCTCGGCGATGGTCCTCGGCAAGCTCAAACAGACCGCCGAGGACTACCTCGGCGAGCGCGTGACCGAGGCCGTCATCACCGTCCCGGCCTACTTCAACGACGCCCAGCGGAAGGCGACCAAGGAGGCCGGCCAGATCGCGGGCCTCGAGGTCAAGCGGATCCTCAACGAGCCGACGGCGGCCGCGCTCGCCTACGGGCTCGACAAGAAGGGCGAGGACGAGGTCATCGCCGTCTACGACCTCGGCGGCGGGACCTACGACATCTCGATCCTCGAGCTCGGCGACGGGGTCTTCGAGGTCAAGAGCACGAACGGCGACACGCACCTCGGCGGGGACGACTTCGACCAGCGCCTGATCGACTGGATCGCCGACGAGTTCCAGCGCGAGGAGGGCATCGACCTCCGCAAGGACCCGATGGCGCTCCAGCGGCTCAAGGAGGCCGCTGAGAAGGCCAAGATCGAGCTCTCGTCCGCCTCGCAGACGACGATCAACCTCCCGTTCATCACGGCCACGCAGGACGGCCCGAAGCACCTCACGCTCGACCTCTCCCGCGCGAAGTTCGAGCAGCTGGTGGACGACCTCGTCCAGCGGACGATCCCGCCGATGGAGAAGGCCCTCGCCGACGCCGGGCTGACGAAGGCCCAGGTCGACGAGGTCATCCTCGTCGGCGGCTCGTCGCGCATCCCGAAGATCCAGGAGGTCGTCAAGGAGTTCTTCGGCAAGGCGCCGAACAAGTCGGTGAACCCGGACGAGGTCGTCGCCGTCGGCGCGGCCATCCAGGGCGGCGTCCTCTCGGGCGACGTGACCGACGTCCTCCTCCTCGACGTCACGCCGCTGAACCTCGGCATCGAGACGCTCGGCGGCGTCATGACGTCGCTCATCCCGGCCAACACGACGATCCCGACGCGGAAGTCGGAGACGTTCTCGACGGCGAGCGACAACCAGCCGTCGGTCGAGATCCACGTCCTCCAGGGCGACCGCTCGATGGCCGTCGACAACCGGACGATCGGGCGCTTCCACCTCGACGGCATCCCGCCGGCCCCGCGCGGGCTCCCGCAGATCGAGGTCACGTTCGACATCGACGCCGACGGCATCCTCTCGGTGAGCGCCAAGGACAAGGCGACCGGGAAGGAGCAGTCGATCCGCATCGAGGCGTCCTCGGGGCTCAGCGAGCAGGAGATCGAGGCCATGCGCCGCGCCGCCCGCGAGCACGCCAACGAGGACCAGCAGCGGAAGGAGTCGATCGACAAGCTCAACCGGGCCGACAGCCTCATCTTCTCGACCGAGAAGAACCTCGCCGAGTACGGCGACAAGATCCCGGCCGAGAAGCGATCGCAGATCGAGGCCGGGTTGGAGCGGCTCAAGGAGGTCCACAAGGGCCAGAACCTCGACGAGCTCGACTCGGCGATGGAGCAGCTCAACACGGCGTGGAGCGCGGCCTCCGAGGACCTCTACCGGGCCCAGCAGGCCGAGGCCGAGGCCGGCGGCGCGCAGGCCGCCGCCGACGCCCAGGCGAACGGCGCCGCGGGCACCGGCGGCCCGGCCACGGGCGCCCCGGCGGCCGAGGAGGCCGACTTCGAGGTCGTCGACGACGGCGACACGAACCAGGCCTAG
- a CDS encoding CinA family nicotinamide mononucleotide deamidase-related protein: protein MTGHLLTVGDEILLGQIVNTNAAWLGERLAEVGVDLRRSETVGDEVGVIAGAIERATADGAALVVVTGGLGPTHDDVTRAAVAQAFDRPLEFRDELFERIRARYEARGRTMPEIGRVMAEAPVGFEALVNPKGSAPGLWGEREVDGRSQVVVVVPGVPHEMRAILESFVLPRLVERQDGVVLSRTLLTAGKGESDISALIAEQADGLPDGLTLAYLPSLGEVRLRVTARGVDREAARRDLDAATDAIRGVLGTLVFGEGTATLEAVVNDMLRERGLRMAVAESCTGGAISARVTSVSGASSVFCGSVVAYSNETKADLLDVAPATIEAEGAVSEAVALAMAAGARARLGADVGLATTGIAGPTGGTPDKPVGTVWLAYDDGDTQRAVRLQFTTDRAVNVALSTTAALDLVRRQLLRRPA, encoded by the coding sequence ATGACCGGCCACCTCCTTACCGTCGGCGACGAGATCCTGCTGGGGCAGATCGTCAACACGAACGCCGCCTGGCTGGGCGAGCGGCTCGCCGAGGTCGGCGTGGACCTCCGGCGGAGCGAGACGGTCGGCGACGAGGTCGGGGTCATCGCCGGGGCGATCGAGCGGGCGACCGCCGACGGCGCGGCGCTCGTCGTCGTCACCGGCGGCCTCGGGCCGACGCACGACGACGTGACGCGGGCGGCCGTGGCCCAGGCGTTCGACCGGCCGCTCGAGTTCCGCGACGAGCTGTTCGAGCGGATCCGGGCGCGCTACGAGGCCCGCGGACGGACGATGCCGGAGATCGGACGCGTCATGGCCGAGGCGCCCGTCGGCTTCGAGGCGCTCGTCAACCCGAAGGGCAGCGCGCCGGGCCTCTGGGGCGAGCGCGAGGTCGACGGACGGAGCCAAGTGGTGGTCGTGGTGCCGGGCGTTCCGCACGAGATGCGCGCGATCCTGGAGAGCTTCGTGCTCCCCCGGCTCGTCGAGCGCCAGGACGGCGTCGTCCTCTCCCGGACGTTGCTGACGGCGGGGAAGGGCGAGAGCGACATCTCGGCCCTGATCGCCGAGCAGGCCGATGGTCTTCCGGACGGACTGACGCTTGCCTACCTCCCGAGCCTCGGCGAGGTCCGCCTCCGCGTGACTGCCCGCGGCGTCGACCGGGAGGCCGCGCGGCGCGACCTCGACGCGGCGACCGACGCCATCCGGGGCGTCCTCGGAACGCTCGTCTTCGGTGAGGGGACGGCGACGCTGGAGGCCGTCGTGAACGACATGCTGCGCGAACGCGGCCTGCGGATGGCCGTCGCCGAGAGCTGCACCGGCGGGGCCATCTCGGCCCGGGTCACGTCGGTCTCCGGCGCCAGCTCCGTGTTCTGTGGGAGCGTCGTGGCCTACAGCAACGAGACCAAAGCCGACCTGCTCGACGTGGCGCCCGCGACCATCGAGGCGGAGGGGGCCGTGAGCGAGGCCGTCGCGCTGGCGATGGCGGCCGGCGCCCGCGCCCGCCTCGGCGCCGACGTCGGGCTCGCCACGACCGGCATCGCCGGGCCCACCGGCGGGACGCCCGACAAGCCTGTCGGGACGGTCTGGCTGGCCTACGACGACGGCGACACGCAACGGGCCGTCCGCCTCCAGTTCACGACCGACCGGGCCGTCAACGTCGCGCTCTCGACGACGGCCGCGCTCGACCTCGTCCGGCGCCAGCTCCTGCGGCGGCCGGCGTAG
- a CDS encoding L-threonylcarbamoyladenylate synthase yields MRTRLFQDPVDAAAVLRDGGLCAIPTETVYGLAARADEASAVARVFEAKGRPSDNPLIVHLGDAAEADVIAHVTEVGRALLDAFAPGPLTVVLPARLGLPPAVTAGLDTVAIRVPAAPLALAVLGKTGPLVAPSANRSGRPSPTTWEAVIDDLDGRIGAVLQGPPTDVGIESTVVDATGDTPLILRPGAVTLDALRALVPNARAVDPGAEAARRSPGTRHRHYAPRARVRLVHSVDQAEPAPEAAWIGVSEPPPGYAQVTACADAADYARRLFDAFRRADAAGLGRIDAEVVPEVGIGVALLDRLRRAAAG; encoded by the coding sequence GTGCGCACGCGCCTCTTCCAAGATCCTGTCGACGCCGCCGCCGTCCTCCGCGACGGCGGCCTCTGCGCGATCCCCACGGAGACGGTCTACGGACTCGCCGCCCGCGCCGACGAGGCGTCCGCCGTGGCGCGCGTGTTCGAGGCGAAGGGACGGCCGAGCGACAACCCCCTCATCGTCCACCTCGGCGACGCCGCCGAGGCGGACGTGATCGCGCACGTCACCGAGGTCGGCCGCGCCTTGCTCGACGCGTTCGCGCCCGGGCCGCTGACGGTCGTGCTGCCGGCGAGACTGGGGCTCCCTCCTGCCGTCACTGCCGGGCTCGACACGGTCGCGATCCGCGTGCCCGCGGCGCCCCTCGCGCTCGCCGTGCTCGGGAAGACCGGCCCGCTCGTGGCACCTTCGGCCAACCGGAGCGGCCGCCCCAGCCCGACGACGTGGGAGGCCGTCATCGACGACCTCGACGGCCGGATCGGCGCCGTCCTCCAGGGCCCGCCGACGGACGTCGGGATCGAGTCGACCGTGGTCGACGCGACCGGCGACACGCCGCTGATCCTCCGCCCCGGCGCCGTCACGCTCGACGCGCTCCGCGCCCTCGTCCCCAACGCCCGCGCAGTCGATCCCGGCGCTGAGGCCGCCCGGCGCTCGCCCGGCACGCGGCACCGCCACTACGCCCCCCGCGCCCGCGTCCGCCTCGTCCACTCCGTCGACCAGGCCGAGCCGGCGCCCGAGGCGGCCTGGATCGGAGTCTCGGAGCCGCCGCCCGGCTACGCACAGGTGACCGCCTGCGCCGACGCCGCCGACTACGCGCGCCGCCTCTTCGACGCCTTCCGCCGGGCCGACGCCGCCGGCCTCGGCCGGATCGACGCCGAGGTCGTCCCGGAGGTCGGGATCGGCGTGGCGCTCCTGGACCGCCTCCGCCGCGCCGCCGCCGGCTAG
- the purU gene encoding formyltetrahydrofolate deformylase: MPDVPLARLLVTCPDQPGIVAAVSGFLRNHGANITALDQHSTDPAGGTFFLRAEFTTPDLDLTADALEGAFARVVAAPFAMDWRIDYAARKKRVALMVSKYDHALLELLWLWRRGELDAEVPLVVSNHDDLRAEVERFGVDYHHVPVSKDTKAEAEAQTLALFEDAGVDLVVLARYMQILSPRVVDRYPHRIINIHHSFLPAFVGADPYRQAFERGVKVIGATAHYVTEDLDEGPIIEQGVARVSHRDSVSDLKRTGQSLERDVLAKAVRWHLEARVLVQGNKTVVFA; the protein is encoded by the coding sequence ATGCCCGACGTCCCCCTCGCCCGCCTCCTCGTCACCTGCCCCGACCAGCCGGGCATCGTGGCCGCCGTCAGCGGGTTCCTCCGCAACCACGGCGCCAACATCACGGCGCTCGACCAGCACTCGACGGATCCCGCCGGCGGGACGTTCTTCCTCCGGGCCGAGTTCACGACGCCCGACCTTGACCTCACGGCCGACGCCCTCGAAGGGGCCTTCGCCCGCGTCGTCGCCGCGCCGTTCGCGATGGACTGGCGGATCGACTACGCGGCCCGAAAGAAGCGGGTCGCGCTGATGGTGTCGAAGTACGACCACGCGCTCCTCGAGCTCCTGTGGCTGTGGCGCCGCGGCGAGCTCGACGCCGAGGTCCCGCTCGTCGTCAGCAACCACGACGACCTCCGCGCCGAGGTCGAGCGGTTCGGCGTGGACTACCACCACGTGCCGGTCTCGAAGGACACCAAGGCCGAAGCCGAAGCGCAGACGCTCGCGCTCTTCGAGGACGCCGGCGTCGACCTCGTGGTCTTAGCCCGCTACATGCAGATCCTCTCGCCGCGCGTCGTCGATCGGTACCCGCACCGCATCATCAACATCCACCACTCGTTCCTGCCCGCGTTCGTCGGCGCGGATCCGTACCGCCAGGCGTTCGAGCGGGGGGTCAAGGTGATCGGCGCGACTGCGCACTATGTAACGGAAGATCTCGACGAAGGGCCCATCATCGAGCAGGGCGTCGCCCGTGTCTCCCACCGGGATAGCGTATCTGACCTCAAGCGGACTGGGCAGTCGCTCGAACGCGATGTGTTGGCAAAGGCTGTCCGCTGGCACCTCGAGGCGCGCGTCCTCGTGCAGGGGAACAAGACCGTCGTCTTCGCCTAG
- the pyrE gene encoding orotate phosphoribosyltransferase translates to MTTAAEIARDLLRIGAVSLRPDDPFTWASGRLSPVYTDNRLILSYPEVRSRVADAFLQALAEAGEVDAVSATATAGIPHGALLADRAGLPFSYVRSAAKGHGRQNRIEGRVEAGQRLVLVEDLVSTGGSVLSAAEALREAGAEVVAVLAVFTYGFPEAERAFAEAGVPLVTLTDFTSLADAARQSGALADGALTALHDWRADPTGWSERRRGEG, encoded by the coding sequence GTGACGACCGCCGCCGAGATCGCCCGCGACCTCCTCCGCATCGGGGCCGTCTCCCTCCGCCCCGACGACCCGTTCACGTGGGCCAGCGGCCGGCTCTCGCCCGTCTACACCGACAACCGGCTGATTCTGTCGTACCCGGAGGTCCGGAGCCGCGTCGCGGACGCCTTCCTCCAGGCGCTCGCCGAGGCCGGTGAGGTCGATGCCGTCTCGGCGACGGCGACGGCCGGCATCCCCCACGGGGCCCTCCTCGCGGACCGGGCCGGGCTCCCGTTCAGCTACGTCCGCAGCGCGGCGAAGGGGCACGGACGGCAGAACCGGATCGAGGGGCGGGTCGAGGCCGGCCAGCGCCTGGTGCTGGTCGAGGACCTGGTCTCGACGGGCGGCTCGGTCCTGAGCGCGGCCGAGGCGCTTCGGGAGGCGGGGGCCGAGGTCGTCGCCGTCCTGGCTGTGTTCACCTACGGCTTCCCGGAGGCGGAGCGGGCGTTTGCTGAGGCTGGAGTTCCGCTCGTCACGCTCACCGACTTCACGTCACTCGCCGACGCGGCCCGCCAGTCCGGCGCGCTCGCGGACGGCGCCCTCACGGCCCTCCACGACTGGCGTGCCGACCCGACGGGGTGGAGCGAGCGGAGGAGAGGGGAGGGGTGA